From the Diceros bicornis minor isolate mBicDic1 chromosome 19, mDicBic1.mat.cur, whole genome shotgun sequence genome, one window contains:
- the SAMD10 gene encoding sterile alpha motif domain-containing protein 10 isoform X2 encodes MFTELRTKLSPPRGRTGAVRAGFGERRDVDATAHFSFCRTLLEHTVSAETIPCHLPRTPSTSLTWHDSRSQRAVGGRPVKLLQQPGTEGPQGRLYSDHYGLYHTSPSLGGLTRPVVLWSQQDVCKWLKKHCPHNYLVYVEAFSQHAITGRALLRLNAEKLQRMGLAQEAQRQEVLQQVLRLQVREEGRSLQLLSQASFGNVS; translated from the exons ATGTTCACGGAGCTGAGGACCAAGCTGAGCCCCCCGCGAGGCCGCACCGGGGCTGTGCGTGCCGGCTTCGGGGAGCGCCGGGATGTGGACG CCACTGCCCACTTCAGCTTCTGCCGGACCCTCCTGGAGCACACAGTGTCAGCCGAGACCATCCCCTGCCATCTGCCTAGGACACCAAGCACCAGCCTCACTTGGCATGACTCCCGCAGCCAGAGGGCAGTGGGTGGCCGGCCCGTCAAGCTCCTGCAGCAGCCTGGCACGGAGGGCCCCCAG GGCCGGCTGTACTCTGACCACTATGGCCTGTACCACACGAGTCCCTCACTGGGCGGCCTGACGAGGCCTGTCGTCCTGTGGAGTCAGCAGGACGTCTGCAAGTGGCTCAAGAAGCACTGTCCCCACAACTACCTCGTCTACGTGGAGGCCTTCTCCCAGCACGCCATCACTG GCCGGGCGCTGCTGCGGCTGAACGCGGAGAAGCTGCAGCGGATGGGGCTGGCGCAGGAGGCGCAGCGGCAGGAGGTGCTACAGCAGGTGCTGCGCCTGCAGGTGCGCGAGGAGGGGCGGAGCCTGCAGCTGCTCAGCCAAG CTTCCTTTGGAAACGTGTCCTAG
- the SAMD10 gene encoding sterile alpha motif domain-containing protein 10 isoform X1, whose product MFLGTFCSSRPVHGLQRGPSRCLHSLTRVSNEPRNDATAHFSFCRTLLEHTVSAETIPCHLPRTPSTSLTWHDSRSQRAVGGRPVKLLQQPGTEGPQGRLYSDHYGLYHTSPSLGGLTRPVVLWSQQDVCKWLKKHCPHNYLVYVEAFSQHAITGRALLRLNAEKLQRMGLAQEAQRQEVLQQVLRLQVREEGRSLQLLSQASFGNVS is encoded by the exons aTGTTTCTGGGCACCTTCTGTTCATCAAGACCTGTGCATGGTCTTCAGAGAGGCCCATCCAGGTGTCTGCACTCCCTGACTCGTGTCAGCAACGAGCCCAGAAATGATG CCACTGCCCACTTCAGCTTCTGCCGGACCCTCCTGGAGCACACAGTGTCAGCCGAGACCATCCCCTGCCATCTGCCTAGGACACCAAGCACCAGCCTCACTTGGCATGACTCCCGCAGCCAGAGGGCAGTGGGTGGCCGGCCCGTCAAGCTCCTGCAGCAGCCTGGCACGGAGGGCCCCCAG GGCCGGCTGTACTCTGACCACTATGGCCTGTACCACACGAGTCCCTCACTGGGCGGCCTGACGAGGCCTGTCGTCCTGTGGAGTCAGCAGGACGTCTGCAAGTGGCTCAAGAAGCACTGTCCCCACAACTACCTCGTCTACGTGGAGGCCTTCTCCCAGCACGCCATCACTG GCCGGGCGCTGCTGCGGCTGAACGCGGAGAAGCTGCAGCGGATGGGGCTGGCGCAGGAGGCGCAGCGGCAGGAGGTGCTACAGCAGGTGCTGCGCCTGCAGGTGCGCGAGGAGGGGCGGAGCCTGCAGCTGCTCAGCCAAG CTTCCTTTGGAAACGTGTCCTAG